The sequence TAAGCATTTCGAACATTATTCTATTTACATTATGCAAAttcataaaattaaattaaatcatgATGCCAAATTGCATATTATATATCTTTATTCACTCCAGGATATCGTTTTCATTTCATTCGTCCATGCTGAATAAAAATAATCTTATACTATATGGTTGGTGTCATGCATATATAGCCAGAGACTACTATgcagtatgtatatatatatatatatataattattgaaGGCATATGCGTGTTAATATGTCTTCCCAACTTGCTCAAAACCGAATAGGgatcattcatcatcatcatcactaatTAGTTGGGTATCTATAAAGCAAAACCTCTTTTCAGTGTTTGTGTATGTGCCATTGCTCTTATTGCATCAAAGAAAGTGATGGTTCTTATTATAAACTTGTCCCTATAAATAGTCTAGTACATACACCATCTCATTTCAAATAACCTCATCAACCTTCATATATATACATTAAAAAAgaaattctatatatatatatatttcccaAATTTCCTCCTTTATCACCCCAGAACAAACCATTGGATCGAATTCAAACTCAGTATTGAATTCGGTCTAATGGTTTGGGAGTTCTAAATAAGTCTAAGGTAATCTAAATTCTAAACTCTAAACACTTACATATATAACttggattttctttttcttcttgtataacattatgttttgtttttttCCTTCTGGAACAGAATTTTGTACATACATAATAGTACTAGCTAGTAGTTGATCATCAAGATTTGAAGATGGAGAAGGTGACAAGGTTGGCATCTGAGAAAGGGGTGGTGATCTTCACAAAAAGCTCATGCTGTTTGTGCTATGCAGTGAACATTCTGTTCCAAGAAATAGGGGTGAGTCCAGTGGTTCATGAGATTGATCAAGACCCTGATGGAAGGGAAATGGAGAAGGCTCTAATGAGGCTAGGTTGCAATGCACCTGTGCCTGCAGTGTTCATTGGAGGGAAGCTAATGGGGTCCACCAATGAAATCATGTCCATGCACCTAAGTGGTTCACTCACTCAACTCCTCAAGCCATACCAAACTTCATTATCTTGAAACAAATGGAAAATTCATGAATGAAGTAGTCCTCATCAGTCATAATAAACTGGCTTGAACTTACTTAATTAGTagcagtagt is a genomic window of Arachis ipaensis cultivar K30076 chromosome B06, Araip1.1, whole genome shotgun sequence containing:
- the LOC107645599 gene encoding monothiol glutaredoxin-S11, which codes for MEKVTRLASEKGVVIFTKSSCCLCYAVNILFQEIGVSPVVHEIDQDPDGREMEKALMRLGCNAPVPAVFIGGKLMGSTNEIMSMHLSGSLTQLLKPYQTSLS